One Lycium barbarum isolate Lr01 chromosome 5, ASM1917538v2, whole genome shotgun sequence genomic window carries:
- the LOC132641794 gene encoding uncharacterized protein LOC132641794 — protein MASDSNEPAIRKHHRSSPSDEDNGEPSKRRKHRHHHRHHRHHSKKSDPKPDSKPENDTGKPKGEIENLGIGTVIGVADLGIDYDDMEEGEIIEDDDVATKKLENEDDLDMELHEPQGQGPTDNVEKVDRDSAASGRHDEQRKSRKSNSSRERKSSDKHFANGSYIAESHKLDSKAQKEDSFAGEESRKKKSYDEDESDIQDQRKSMTPENVGKRHRSVRVSSSRDEHHEEKHVTRSSKSPDRSRGRSRSKSVLEESFLVPKSREKDDTNERESRYRSNLDDGEIGHNRDYRHGSRESSRDWEKEHNSSYSRRSREGYHNRESVDRYRESSMENYRDRVREKDRERELAREKGRESHKEKERERERERERERDREREREKARDRERERERDREREYARGTVRERDRERDSFREREERERRNRDRESRGRSREADRDRYSDRSSRQRRYDDLDDGPAYSRCNRHYETDIERERTSDHFKTENTKQKAVETDSEKSRRDEVEQEDYQEKIVSQLAEQEEEDELDRIKEESRRRRQAILEKYKNQQSQEEKVTLSGDVVEVYMDQSTQKPAAGDNVVPESIDGKSNGADVHVDEPTFSVGKSPLQDGDIADEQASGAGGLGKGTPKSERSADMFCDDIFGESPAGIRKMGKGDGVAVERSGLHDNWDDPEGYYSYRFGEILDGRYEIVAAHGKGVFSTVVRARDLKARSGDPEEVAIKMIRNNETMYKAGMEELVILKKLVGADPEDKRHCVRFISSFKYRNHLCLVFESLHMNLREVLKKFGRNIGLKLTAVRTYAKQLFIALKHLKNCGVLHCDIKPDNMLVNEAKNVLKLCDFGNAMFAGKNEITPYLVSRFYRAPEIILGLSYDHPMDIWSVGCCLFELYAGKVLFPGPSNNDMLRLHMELKGPFPKKMLRKGAFTDQHFDQDLNFLATEEDPVTKKAMRKLIVNIKPKDISSIISGSPGEDPKMLSHFKDLMERIFVLDPEKRITVSQALSHPFITGK, from the exons ATGGCCAGTGATTCCAATGAACCTGCTATTCGTAAACACCATCGATCTTCTCCTTCAGATGAAGATAACGGAGAACCATCGAAACGCCGTAAACACCGTCACCACCACCGTCACCATCGCCACCACAGCAAAAAATCCGACCCGAAACCCGATTCGAAACCCGAAAACGACACGGGTAAACCGAAAGGTGAGATTGAGAATTTAGGGATTGGTACTGTTATTGGTGTTGCTGATTTAGGGATTGATTATGATGATATGGAAGAAGGTGAAATTATTGAGGATGATGACGTGGCAACAAAAAAATTGGAGAATGAAGATGATTTGGACATG GAGTTGCATGAACCTCAAGGACAAGGGCCTACAGACAATGTGGAAAAAGTCGACAGAGATTCCGCTGCTTCAGGACGGCATGATGAGCAAAGGAAAAGTAGAAAATCTAATAGTTCTAGAGAAAGGAAATCCAGTGACAAGCATTTTGCGAATGGTAGTTACATAGCTGAATCTCATAAATTGGACTCTAAAGCTCAGAAAGAAGATAGTTTTGCTGGTGAAGAAAGTAGAAAGAAAAAGAGCTATGATGAGGATGAAAGTGATATACAGGATCAAAGAAAATCTATGACACCTGAAAATGTTGGGAAGAGGCATAGATCTGTTAGGGTATCATCTTCTCGTGATGAGCACCATGAAGAGAAACATGTTACAAGGTCATCCAAGTCACCTGATCGGTCCAGAGGAAGATCGCGATCCAAAAGTGTTTTAGAGGAGTCTTTCCTTGTACCTAAGTCTCGTGAGAAAGATGACACAAATGAGAGGGAAAGCAGATATAGAAGTAACTTGGATGATGGGGAAATTGGACACAACAGAGACTATCGACATGGAAGCCGAGAGTCTTCAAGGGATTGGGAAAAAGAGCATAATTCTAGTTACAGCAGACGCTCTAGGGAAGGGTATCATAACCGGGAAAGTGTTGACAGATATCGGGAGAGTAGCATGGAGAATTACAGGGATAGAGTGAGAGAGAAAGACAGGGAGCGCGAGTTGGCTAGAGAAAAGGGAAGGGAGAGTCATAAGGAGAAGGAGAGGGAAAGGGAGAGGGAAAGGGAGAGGGAGAGGGACAGAGAGAGGGAAAGAGAGAAAGCTCGAGATAGGgaaagagagagggagagggaTAGAGAACGGGAATATGCAAGGGGGACAGTGAGGGAGAGGGATAGAGAGAGAGATAGTTtcagagagagggaggagagagaAAGGAGGAATAGGGATAGGGAAAGCAGAGGACGTAGTAGGGAGGCAGATAGGGATAGATATAGTGATAGGTCCAGCAGGCAGCGGAGATATGATGACCTTGATGATGGTCCTGCTTATAGTAGATGTAATAGACATTATGAGACTGATATTGAGAGAGAAAGGACAAGTGATCATTTCAAAACTGAGAACACAAAGCAAAAAGCTGTAGAGACAGACAGTGAGAAATCTAGAAG AGATGAAGTTGAGCAGGAGGATTATCAGGAAAAAATTGTTTCCCAGCTTGCTGAACAGGAAGAAGAAGACGAACTTGATAGAATTAAGGAGGAGAGCCGAAGGCGAAGGCAAGCTATTCTTGAAAAATATAAGAATCAGCAGTCGCAGGAGGAAAAAGTTACTCTGTCCGGGGACGTCG TTGAGGTTTACATGGATCAGTCCACTCAAAAGCCTGCAGCAGGAGACAATGTTGTGCCAGAGTCGATTGATGGTAAAAGCAATGGTGCAGATGTCCATGTGGATGAGCCAACTTTTTCTGTTGGGAAATCACCTTTGCAGGATGGTGATATTGCTGACGAGCAGGCTTCTGGAGCTGGTGGACTGGGAAAGGGTACTCCAAAG AGTGAGAGGTCGGCTGATATGTTTTGTGACGATATATTTGGAGAATCACCTGCTGGCATCCGGAAAATG GGCAAAGGAGATGGCGTGGCAGTTGAGCGCAGTGGCCTTCATGATAATTGGGATGATCCAGAAGGGTATTATA GTTATCGGTTCGGAGAAATTCTTGATGGCCGTTATGAGATTGTTGCTGCTCATGGTAAAGGAGTCTTTTCTACTGTTGTTCGGGCTAGAGATCTCAAGGCTAGATCTGGTGACCCTGAAGAAGTAGCAATAAAAATGATACGCAATAATGAAACGAT GTATAAAGCTGGTATGGAAGAGTTGGTCATATTGAAGAAGCTAGTTGGTGCAGATCCTGAAGATAAGCGCCACTGTGTTCGTTTTATTTCTAGCTTCAAGTACCGGAATCATCTCTGTTTAGTTTTTGAGTCTCTTCATATGAATCTCCGTGAGGTTCTGAAGAAGTTTGGGCGTAACATTGGACTCAAACTTACTGCTGTGAGGACGTATGCCAAGCAACTTTTCATTGCTTTGAAGCATTTAAAAAATTGTGGTGTGCTTCATTGTGATATTAAACCCGACAACATGCTG GTAAATGAAGCGAAAAATGTGCTGAAGCTTTGTGACTTTGGTAATGCTATGTTTGCTGGCAAAAACGAAATTACTCCATACCTCGTGAGCCGTTTTTACCGTGCCCCAGAGATCA TACTTGGCTTGTCGTATGATCATCCGATGGATATATGGTCTGTTGGTTGCTGTTTGTTTGAGCTTTATGCTGGGAAAGTGTTATTTCCAGGTCCAAGTAATAATGACATGCTTCGTCTTCATATGGAATTGAAAGGTCCATTTCCAAAAAAGATGCTTAGAAAG GGTGCGTTTACAGATCAACACTTTGACCAAGATCTCAATTTTCTTGCCACCGAAGAGGATCCTGTGACAAAAAAG GCTATGAGGAAGCTGATTGTTAACATCAAGCCAAAAGATATCAGTTCAATAATTTCGGGTTCTCCTGGTGAAGACCCAAAGATGTTGTCTCACTTTAAAGATCTTATGGAGAGAATCTTTGTGTTAGATCCAGAAAAGAGAATAACTGTTTCCCAGGCATTGAGCCACCCATTCATCACGGGCAAGTGA